The Besnoitia besnoiti strain Bb-Ger1 chromosome Unknown contig00014, whole genome shotgun sequence genome contains a region encoding:
- a CDS encoding uncharacterized protein (encoded by transcript BESB_026750), translating into MATSSVTTKGLNQEGMEQGSFPALHCSAGQRLGDSRSTAPSSSSSRGHSADDLAAGGTKVRKSHEAPLQLRSPVPGYDTVNELAAAAPKDTSAKSAGSPSGGRRRRSPSGDVTAAGAGSESGTVSPPSSSGGRSTSLENLVSKAEVASDGTLKWNSVYCKHFLFGRCARRRCRFLHGDAEVVQQQRRLLEMATAAAAAVASTTGTGHNDDSATKNGGATNSRPSRDRKAPASGTGGGGAVLVRNEDRREDANEQGSRFFGSHAGGTPHQHQRRGSHGGFSAMGPTPPNRFVHYQPVGRSMNGPIHAEVENQRKQGSPNGSGHRGPPGVSGHSSFVPFYSSGAHAGAPIPSSSPLGAFLSSSSVFPQGRGAALGDSSNGNPNFYSSQAYLRNGQNASWSVPSSVPPPPSSAPALPYASSGSLYGMRPAGEQADDMRRPPTACRNSMQGSHPPRRELDFAQAMAFAAAEQLTRNEENFAAAKAASAAAQLLAAQIESSQMTHGDGARLAVQCQGGFPYGAGTIPFQGVFAGSPATAPTELRFVQAAESLAERYNLPFVTVYLPGQGYIIQFIEGAGCGKADDGINGMHPDLMDSDVLGKFTEDTHGCASQGSAQLVPADFIRGICQDSGQGNDTKSGIALSAKPAAESGEQADLAGENAVGLSANSPATTRSWLDVLKHSPCKAAAGEKKADRASSAGPTENKPVPPSSSNFLGVLDGLREVPSPATEEGSSGSPSLSSSVAPQEDEKSTTSTGWPSLTRGLGQEDRAKDSADGEQAGERPRPLSPRGPREPHVFSRSLGAAGGWPRGDAGLAESGFGGPAVSQQAHNALCGHGAAVDLCRYIAATEGQGESLSPAPHSTRSLSMVLPSHGHNSPRSCHTFFPSTSFANPNQVPDARPMKAEAKRPQFSAAEGSAGFTPCPSLPSTGLLRTDKEGLVSEGFFRFPDFPRQSASRQQEDLQKLNAGKGDSSLASSLFSNPGTTSQQDSLLSRVSGTYAAPQQLPYQAGGDHPPLSLQQQMAVALSQARTTTGGPNTFSSASLPWLVSDLAASTTEGGCSGLGDAAGELSVFSLSTRAAKGADALGLSRCGRLNGDNVEGIGTGLFAAEDEAALALSQDTSGLLHHVPASTGAGLKTKSSARRLSAGWFAAAFQNRGVPDVRPLLDDFSEKAGRVGRDDGDDKLSKVETHFTLKGLDSRRSSGPTCNQNMSGLFRDVPLSPTAALIASIWQKAGIEEDDEIPANAAPQPRAEHPQLGVSTDSQILSSF; encoded by the exons ATGGCGACTTCATCCGTGACAACCAAAGGCTTGAACCAGGAAGGGATGGAGCAAGGGTCCTTTCCGGCGCTTCATTGTTCCGCGGGACAGCGCCTAGGGGACAGCCGCAGCACTGCGCCAAGTTCGAGTAGCTCGCGTGGGCATTCCGCCGACGACCTAGCCGCTGGCGGCACCAAGGTCAGGAAGAGCCACGAGGCTCCTCTCCAACTCCGGTCGCCGGTCCCGGGATATGATACGGTCAAcgagctcgccgcagcggcgccgaaggacacaagcgcgaagagcgctGGATCGCCCTCGGggggaaggagacgccgcagccc CTCGGGGGATGTAACGGCTGCGGGGGCCGGCTCGGAATCCGGGACGGTGAGCCCGCCGAGCAGCTCTGGAGGTCGAAGCACCAGCTTGGAGAACCTCGTTTCAAAGGCCGAGGTGGCGAGCGATGGAACCCTAAAGTGGAACAGCGTCTACTGCAAGCACTTCCTTTTtggccgctgcgcgagaagacggTGCCGATTCCTTCACGGAGATGCCGAAGTCGTGCAGCAGCAAAGGCGCCTTCTCGAAATGGCcacggccgctgctgctgcggtaGCCTCTACGACCGGTACCGGGCATAACGACGACTCCGCGACCAAAAACGGAGGCGCAACCAACTCACGACCGTCTCGCGATCGAAAGGCTCCTGCAAGCGGCACAGGAGGTGGTGGCGCAGTGCTAGTCCGGAACGAGGACAGACGTGAGGATGCGA ACGAGCAAGGAAGCCGCTTCTTTGGCTCGCATGCGGGAGGCACACCTCATCAGCATCAACGACGCGGCTCCCACGGTGGTTTCAGCGCCATGGGGCCGACTCCCCCCAACCGCTTCGTACACTACCAGCCAGTTGG GCGCTCTATGAACGGACCGATCCACGCGGAAGTGGAGAATCAACGCAAACAG GGCTCTCCCAACGGCAGTGGCCATCGAGGACCACCCGGCGTGTCTGGACACTCCTCGTTCGTCCCCTTCTACAGCAGTGGAGCACATGCCGGAGCGCCGATTCCCTCGTCCTCTCCTTTGGGCGCCTTCCTAAGCTCATCGTCCGTCTTCCCGCAGGGACGCGGGGCGGCTCTCGGCGACTCCTCCAACGGAAACCCGAACTTCTACTCGTCGCAGGCGTACCTCAGAAATGGCCAAAACGCCTCTTGGAGCGTTCCCAGCTCCGtgcccccgccgccgtcttcagcgcctgcgctcccGTATGCGTCTTCGGGTTCACTCTACGGCATGCGGCCCGCGGGGGAACAGGCGGACGATATGCGCCGCCCTCCTACCGCGTGCAGAAATTCCATGCAAGGTTCCCACCCACCGCGACGCGAGTTGGACTTTGCTCAAGCGATGGCATTCGCCGCGGCTGAACAGCTCACCCGCAACGAGGAGAatttcgcggcggcgaaggccgcgtcAGCGGCGGCCCAGCTGCTGGCTGCACAGATCGAGTCCTCTCAGATGACTcacggagacggcgcgcgcttGGCGGTGCAATGCCAGGGCGGTTTCCCATACGGCGCAGGGACGATACCCTTTCAAGGTGTCTTCGCGGGGTCGCCCGCAACTGCACCAACGGAGCTGCGATTCGTCCAGGCTGCTGAGTCTTTGGCGGAGCGATACAACCTTCCTTTCGTGACCGTCTACCTTCCGGGACAAGGCTACATCATCCAGTTTATTGAAGGAGCCGGATGCGGGAAGGCTGATGACGGAATCAATGGAATGCACCCAGACTTGATGGATAGCGACGTTCTCGGCAAGTTCACTGAGGACACACACGGATGTGCAAGTCAAGGGTCTGCACAGCTGGTGCCGGCGGATTTCATCAGAGGCATCTGTCAGGATAGTGGTCAGGGGAACGATACTAAATCAGGAATAGCTCTGAGTGCAAAGCCCGCAGCAGAGTCTGGAGAGCAAGCAGATCTCGCAGGTGAAAATGCCGTCGGACTGTCTGCGAACTCTCCAGCGACGACTCGATCCTGGCTTGACGTTCTGAAGCATTCCCCCTGcaaagcggcggcgggagagaagaaagcagaccgcgcctcgtccgctgGACCGACGGAGAACAAGCCAGTgcctccgtcttcctccAATTTCCTGGGCGTTCTTGACGGCCTCCGGGAGGTGCCTTCACCTGCTACTGAGGAAGGCTCGAGtggctctccgtcgctctcgtcctccgtcgcgccCCAGGAGGACGAAAAGAGTACGACCAGCACAGGCTGGCCGAGTCTCACACGCGGACTCGGACAGGAGGACCGCGCGAAGGACTCGGCTGACGGCGAACAGGCGGGCGAGAGACCGCGACCGCTCTCTCCACGCGGCCCCAGGGAGCCACATGTCTTCTCCAGAAGCTTgggagccgccggcggaTGGCCCAGAGGGGACGCTGGCTTGGCTGAAAGTGGGTTCGGGGGCCCCGCAGTTTCGCAGCAAGCGCACAACGCCCTGTGTGGacacggcgccgccgtggacCTCTGTCGGTACATCGCCGCGACGGAAGGGCAGGGGGAGAGCTTGAGTCCGGCGCCCCATTCCACGAGGTCACTGAGTATGGTCCTTCCGTCTCATGGGCATAATTCACCGCGTTCATGCCACACATTTTTTCCGTCAACGTCTTTCGCGAACCCGAACCAGGTTCCAGACGCCCGACCGatgaaggcggaggcgaagaggccacAGTTTTCCGCAGCCGAAGGAAGCGCCGGGTTCACTCCTTGCCCTTCCCTGCCTTCGACCGGCTTGCTGCGAACAGACAAAGAAGGCTTGGTGTCTGAAGGATTTTTCCGCTTTCCGGACTTCCCAAGACAGAGCGCGTCTCGCCAGCAAGAGGACCTCCAGAAGCTGAACGCAGGGAAGGGCGACAGTTCTttggcgtcttctctcttctccaaCCCCGGAACGACTTCTCAGCAGGACTCGCTTCTGTCTCGAGTTTCTGGCACGTACGCAGCCCCTCAGCAGCTGCCCTATCAAGCAGGCGGCGACCatcctccgctctctcttcaGCAGCAGATGGCAGTGGCCCTCTCTCAGGCTCGCACGACGACGGGAGGCCCGAACACCTTCTCTTCGGCCTCCCTGCCGTGGCTCGTCTCCGACCTGGCCGCGTCCACGACCGAGGGAGGATGCTCAGGTCttggagacgccgcgggcgaacTCAGCGTCTTTTCGCTGTCGACTCGAGCAGCGAAGGGTGCTGACGCGCTTGGACTGAGCCGGTGTGGCCGTCTGAACGGAGACAATGTCGAGGGTATCGGCACTGGCCTCTTcgcagcagaggacgaggcggcgttGGCGTTAAGCCAAGACACCAGCGGGCTCCTGCACCACGTGCCTGCCTCGACAGGAGCGGGGCTCAAAACCAAGTCTTCCGCGAGGAGGCTCTCCGCTGGCTGGTTTGCCGCTGCGTTTCAAAACCGCGGAGTCCCAGATGTGCGTCCGCTCCTGGACGACTTCAGCGAAAAAGCTGGACGCGtcggccgcgacgacggcgacgacaaACTGAGCAAAGTGGAGACTCACTTCACTTTGAAGGGCCTCGATTCcagacgaagcagcggcCCCACCTGCAACCAAAACATGTCAGGGCTCTTCCGGGACGTCCCCCTCTCTCCGACGGCTGCACTGATCGCGTCCATCTGGCAGAAAGCGGGAAttgaggaggacgacgaaatACCCGCGAACGCAGCACCACAGCCCCGGGCGGAGCACCCACAGCTGGGAGTGAGCACGGACTCGCAAATCCTCTCCTCGTTCTaa
- a CDS encoding uncharacterized protein (encoded by transcript BESB_026740), whose amino-acid sequence MEKHGSISTAQLSSWGAMSREKISQALKHYVEQVQQGDPIYVALALFVAFFLVVGISYLQYHRGPATPQKKAAKQRSRSSKKKGGANTSGSSSQLTPSGDEEVQNLEALRKGKKSGKAKGDAGANEAVQAPQEEPRPADDAAADGEGWQVVTKKKNKKKAN is encoded by the exons ATGGAAAAGCATGGATCGATCTCGACCGCCCAACTCTCCTCCTGGGGGGCGATGTCCCGCGAAAAAATTTCGCAAGCTCTCAAGCACTACGTCGAACAAGTTCAGCAGGGTGACCCTATCTACGTCGCGCTCGC gctcttcgtcgccttctttctgGTCGTCGGAATCTCCTACCTCCAGTACCACCGCGGGCCTGCGACGCCACAGAAAAAA GCAGCGAAGCAACGATCGCGCAGTAGCAAGAAGAAAGGCGGCGCAAACACGTCGGGCTCGAGCAGCCAGTTGACTCCTTCTGGTGACGAGGAGGTTCAGAACTTGGAGGCGCTGAGAAAGGGCAAGAAGAGCGGAAAAGCGAAGGGAGATGCAGGGGCGAATGAGGCCGTGCAAGCCCCGCAGGAAgagccgcggcctgcagacgatgcggcggcggacggcgagggaTGGCAGGTGGtcacgaagaagaagaacaagaagaaggcgaactgA